The following are encoded together in the Conger conger chromosome 11, fConCon1.1, whole genome shotgun sequence genome:
- the LOC133140844 gene encoding endoglin-like isoform X1 translates to MIFCHEWWRSLGACPRSPPSQARTQSPSPDTQLQEEALLSVPQKADFSQKTTSWCTAPPPPMSFCSLDPNAAEREVHVIVIPDDVEIRNVSIGFVSQQKITLVLKGPNGTLWTIPAPPDQLSILCSNQFLLPDFLAGPTLRYVKDSAQSFWTNVQLKVGNFTSYTEIRGGGSSLRLVIGRGDRPAPEPRPSAAEPAAGPWPPRPQTPLQLQLSDGPDHRTPLPSAQITPGSMIYANVSSWNRPFLTLAVTGCRVRSCPATRELLLVTQSCSSFSCLLVLSLPPGPDQRRDQWQEQPSLGWVLECTVQLCSDVGGKTDCEARSAVRNVEVLGSSPRPSLTPPERCLDFGLSAVLGIAFGGFLIGILFTGALWFIQVRTGRSRSVSKRLPVPVNPASCPTSCPTSCPTSCGDSSASPSLGSTKSTPTSSMA, encoded by the exons ATGATCTTCTGTCACGAGTGGTGGAGGAGTTTGGGGGCGTGTCCTCGTTCACCACCCTCACAAGCCAGGACCCAATCACCTTCACCGGACACACAG CTCCAGGAGGAGGCTCTGTTGAGTGTACCCCAAAAAGCGGATTTTTCCCAGAAGACTACATCCTGGTgtacggccccccccccccccatgtcgtTCTGCTCCCTCGATCCCAACGCGGCCGAGAGGGAGGTGCACGTCATCGTCATCCCGGACGATGTGGAAATCCG AAACGTGTCCATCGGGTTTGTTTCTCAGCAGAAGATCACCTTAGTCCTGAAAGGCCCAAACGGAACGCTGTGGACCATCCCAGCCCCTCCCGATCAGCTGAGTATCCTC TGCAGCAACCAGTTCCTTCTGCCTGACTTCCTGGCTGGACCGACTCTGCGCTATGTGAAGGACAGTGCCCAATCCTTCTGGACCAACGTGCAGCTGAAGGTGGGAAACTTCACCAGCTACACAGAGATCAGAGGAGGCGGGTCCTCCCTCCGGCTGGTCATCGGAAGAGGAGACAGACCAGCACCAG AGCCCCGGCCCTCAGCAGCAGAGCCGGCGGCCGGGCCCTGGCCCCCCCGGCCCCAGACCCCCCTGCAGCTCCAGCTGTCCGATGGGCCAGACCACCGCACGCCCCTGCCCTCCGCCCAGATCACCCCCGGGAGCATGATCTACGCCAAC GTCTCCAGTTGGAACAGACCCTTCCTGACGCTGGCTGTGACCGGTTGCCGGGTGCGGTCCTGCCCGGCGACGCGTGAGCTGCTCCTCGTGACGCAGAGctgctcctccttctcctgcctCCTCGTCCTCTCCCTCCCGCCCGGCCCGGATCAGCGACGGGACCAGTGGCAGGAGCAACCCTCCCTCGGCTGGGTCCTGGAGTGCACCGTGCAGCTGTGTTCAGACGTGGGCGGGAAAACG GACTGTGAAGCCAGAAGTGCAGTCAGAAATGTGGAGGTGCTCGGATCCTCTCCCCGACCGTCATTAACCCCCCCAG AGCGATGTTTGGACTTTGGTCTCTCGGCCGTGCTTGGCATTGCGTTCGGCGGGTTCCTGATTGGCATTCTTTTCACTGGAGCTCTGTGGTTCATCCAGGTGCGCACAG GACGCTCGCGCTCCGTGAGCAAGCGCCTCCCCGTGCCAGTGAACCCCGCCTCCTGCCCCACCTCCTGCCCGACCTCCTGCCCCACCTCCTGCGGAGACAGCAGCGCCAGCCCCAGCCTGGGCAGCACCAAGAGCACGCCCACCAGCAGCATGGCCTGA
- the LOC133140844 gene encoding endoglin-like isoform X2 — protein sequence MIFCHEWWRSLGACPRSPPSQARTQSPSPDTQLQEEALLSVPQKADFSQKTTSWCTAPPPPMSFCSLDPNAAEREVHVIVIPDDVEIRNVSIGFVSQQKITLVLKGPNGTLWTIPAPPDQLSILCSNQFLLPDFLAGPTLRYVKDSAQSFWTNVQLKVGNFTSYTEIRGGGSSLRLVIGRGDRPAPEPRPSAAEPAAGPWPPRPQTPLQLQLSDGPDHRTPLPSAQITPGSMIYANVSSWNRPFLTLAVTGCRVRSCPATRELLLVTQSCSSFSCLLVLSLPPGPDQRRDQWQEQPSLGWVLECTVQLCSDVGGKTDCEARSAVRNVEVLGSSPRPSLTPPERCLDFGLSAVLGIAFGGFLIGILFTGALWFIQVRTGYPPPYPRPSSLLPKHTLECSSQEVEVLTLSPLCPGGHETAAPSSRLGRLV from the exons ATGATCTTCTGTCACGAGTGGTGGAGGAGTTTGGGGGCGTGTCCTCGTTCACCACCCTCACAAGCCAGGACCCAATCACCTTCACCGGACACACAG CTCCAGGAGGAGGCTCTGTTGAGTGTACCCCAAAAAGCGGATTTTTCCCAGAAGACTACATCCTGGTgtacggccccccccccccccatgtcgtTCTGCTCCCTCGATCCCAACGCGGCCGAGAGGGAGGTGCACGTCATCGTCATCCCGGACGATGTGGAAATCCG AAACGTGTCCATCGGGTTTGTTTCTCAGCAGAAGATCACCTTAGTCCTGAAAGGCCCAAACGGAACGCTGTGGACCATCCCAGCCCCTCCCGATCAGCTGAGTATCCTC TGCAGCAACCAGTTCCTTCTGCCTGACTTCCTGGCTGGACCGACTCTGCGCTATGTGAAGGACAGTGCCCAATCCTTCTGGACCAACGTGCAGCTGAAGGTGGGAAACTTCACCAGCTACACAGAGATCAGAGGAGGCGGGTCCTCCCTCCGGCTGGTCATCGGAAGAGGAGACAGACCAGCACCAG AGCCCCGGCCCTCAGCAGCAGAGCCGGCGGCCGGGCCCTGGCCCCCCCGGCCCCAGACCCCCCTGCAGCTCCAGCTGTCCGATGGGCCAGACCACCGCACGCCCCTGCCCTCCGCCCAGATCACCCCCGGGAGCATGATCTACGCCAAC GTCTCCAGTTGGAACAGACCCTTCCTGACGCTGGCTGTGACCGGTTGCCGGGTGCGGTCCTGCCCGGCGACGCGTGAGCTGCTCCTCGTGACGCAGAGctgctcctccttctcctgcctCCTCGTCCTCTCCCTCCCGCCCGGCCCGGATCAGCGACGGGACCAGTGGCAGGAGCAACCCTCCCTCGGCTGGGTCCTGGAGTGCACCGTGCAGCTGTGTTCAGACGTGGGCGGGAAAACG GACTGTGAAGCCAGAAGTGCAGTCAGAAATGTGGAGGTGCTCGGATCCTCTCCCCGACCGTCATTAACCCCCCCAG AGCGATGTTTGGACTTTGGTCTCTCGGCCGTGCTTGGCATTGCGTTCGGCGGGTTCCTGATTGGCATTCTTTTCACTGGAGCTCTGTGGTTCATCCAGGTGCGCACAG GTTACCCTCCTCCTTATCCTAGGCCCTCCTCTCTACTCCCTAAACACACACTGGAGTGCTCCAGTCAAGAGGTAGAAGTGCTGACACTTTCCCCTCTCTGCCCTGGTGGGCATGAGACAGCTGCTCCTTCCTCACGGCTGGGGAGATTAGTTTAG
- the LOC133140844 gene encoding endoglin-like isoform X3, with translation MIFCHEWWRSLGACPRSPPSQARTQSPSPDTQLQEEALLSVPQKADFSQKTTSWCTAPPPPMSFCSLDPNAAEREVHVIVIPDDVEIRNVSIGFVSQQKITLVLKGPNGTLWTIPAPPDQLSILCSNQFLLPDFLAGPTLRYVKDSAQSFWTNVQLKVGNFTSYTEIRGGGSSLRLVIGRGDRPAPEPRPSAAEPAAGPWPPRPQTPLQLQLSDGPDHRTPLPSAQITPGSMIYANVSSWNRPFLTLAVTGCRVRSCPATRELLLVTQSCSSFSCLLVLSLPPGPDQRRDQWQEQPSLGWVLECTVQLCSDVGGKTDCEARSAVRNVEVLGSSPRPSLTPPERCLDFGLSAVLGIAFGGFLIGILFTGALWFIQVRTGAIPEHSSSLSDL, from the exons ATGATCTTCTGTCACGAGTGGTGGAGGAGTTTGGGGGCGTGTCCTCGTTCACCACCCTCACAAGCCAGGACCCAATCACCTTCACCGGACACACAG CTCCAGGAGGAGGCTCTGTTGAGTGTACCCCAAAAAGCGGATTTTTCCCAGAAGACTACATCCTGGTgtacggccccccccccccccatgtcgtTCTGCTCCCTCGATCCCAACGCGGCCGAGAGGGAGGTGCACGTCATCGTCATCCCGGACGATGTGGAAATCCG AAACGTGTCCATCGGGTTTGTTTCTCAGCAGAAGATCACCTTAGTCCTGAAAGGCCCAAACGGAACGCTGTGGACCATCCCAGCCCCTCCCGATCAGCTGAGTATCCTC TGCAGCAACCAGTTCCTTCTGCCTGACTTCCTGGCTGGACCGACTCTGCGCTATGTGAAGGACAGTGCCCAATCCTTCTGGACCAACGTGCAGCTGAAGGTGGGAAACTTCACCAGCTACACAGAGATCAGAGGAGGCGGGTCCTCCCTCCGGCTGGTCATCGGAAGAGGAGACAGACCAGCACCAG AGCCCCGGCCCTCAGCAGCAGAGCCGGCGGCCGGGCCCTGGCCCCCCCGGCCCCAGACCCCCCTGCAGCTCCAGCTGTCCGATGGGCCAGACCACCGCACGCCCCTGCCCTCCGCCCAGATCACCCCCGGGAGCATGATCTACGCCAAC GTCTCCAGTTGGAACAGACCCTTCCTGACGCTGGCTGTGACCGGTTGCCGGGTGCGGTCCTGCCCGGCGACGCGTGAGCTGCTCCTCGTGACGCAGAGctgctcctccttctcctgcctCCTCGTCCTCTCCCTCCCGCCCGGCCCGGATCAGCGACGGGACCAGTGGCAGGAGCAACCCTCCCTCGGCTGGGTCCTGGAGTGCACCGTGCAGCTGTGTTCAGACGTGGGCGGGAAAACG GACTGTGAAGCCAGAAGTGCAGTCAGAAATGTGGAGGTGCTCGGATCCTCTCCCCGACCGTCATTAACCCCCCCAG AGCGATGTTTGGACTTTGGTCTCTCGGCCGTGCTTGGCATTGCGTTCGGCGGGTTCCTGATTGGCATTCTTTTCACTGGAGCTCTGTGGTTCATCCAGGTGCGCACAG GCGCAATCCCCGAAcattcatcctctctctctgacctctga